In Electrophorus electricus isolate fEleEle1 chromosome 1, fEleEle1.pri, whole genome shotgun sequence, a single window of DNA contains:
- the si:dkey-225f5.4 gene encoding ZW10 interactor isoform X2, whose translation MASDRVVGLLERSDPSHLKPWDTTEPQEAGEVMTSYLMDCRRKQKLMCQQLCVLDDMLKLLGGLDSAEQFLRETCPPNPEYQEQVEELEHLMGTLGKRMGDLQNKRQTVETLLIALDKKREECKEKQRIAAKQQQRAVKQINLQLEESLQTAQNALRVCEKRLSKLRSDVDEQLTHVADWTVIIHRLQNVLTVTQTKMQYKLLLASPSELCLELLPRSTEQSLHPLCLSVTMTCDDIFHLQVFQGTAGVLEESVEGPVRELNAALLEVTQRYISQGDMLAEIQTLHSRFAIDWCPAKRLLIFLKSATIVCHLKLDEGYPSSGQARLLSVRKDGHLLDVDTMQPPVVNPALTDWLEFLSSNPAF comes from the exons atggcGTCAGATAGAGTCGTTGG GCTTCTGGAAAGAAGCGACCCTTCTCATTTGAAACCATGGGATACCACAGAGCCCCAGGAGGCTGGAGAGGTTATGACTTCCTATTTAATG GACTGCAGACGGAAACAGAAGCTCATGTGTCAGCAGCTTTGTGTTTTGGATGATATGTTGAAGTTGCTTGGCGGTCTAGATTCCGCAGAGCAGTTCCTCAGAGAGACCTGCCCACCTAACCCAG AGTATCAGGAGCAGGTTGAAGAATTGGAGCATTTGATGGGCACACTGGGGAAGCGAATGGGGGATCTGCAAAATAAACGACAGACAGTGGAGACCCTGCTGATAGCCCTGGACAAGAAA AGGGAGGAGTGCAAGGAAAAGCAGAGAATTGCTGcaaagcagcagcagagagctgtg AAACAGATTAATCTGCAGTTGGAAGAATCCCTGCAGACGGCGCAGAATGCCTTGCGTGTTTGTGAGAAACGTCTTTCCAAGCTCAGAAGTGATGTAGATGAGCAACTAACTCATGTAGCTGATTGGACAGTCATTATACACAG GTTGCAGAATGTGCTGACGGTCACTCAGACTAAAATGCAGTACAAGCTGCTCTTAGCCAGCCCTTCTGAGTTGTGTCTAGAGCTTCTGCCCCGCTCCACTGAACAGTCACTgcaccctctctgtctctccgtcacCATGACATGTGACGACATCTTCCACCTTCAG GTGTTTCAGGGCACAGCCGGTGTTTTGGAGGAGTCAGTAGAAGGTCCTGTAAGAGAGCTGAATGCTGCCCTACTGGAGGTTACACAGCGCTACATTAGTCAAGGAGACATGCTTGCTGAGATCCAAACATTGCACTCGAG GTTTGCGATTGACTGGTGTCCAGCCAAGCGACTGTTGATCTTCCTGAAGTCTGCAACCATAGTGTGCCACCTGAAGCTGGATGAGGGCTACCCCTCGAGTGGGCAAGCACGACTGCTGTCTGTGCGCAAAGACGGCCACCTGCTCGATGTTGACACAATGCAG CCCCCTGTAGTGAATCCTGCTCTAACAGACTGGCTTGAGTTTCTCTCCTCCAACCCAGCCTTCTGA
- the si:dkey-225f5.4 gene encoding ZW10 interactor isoform X1 — MASDRVVGLLERSDPSHLKPWDTTEPQEAGEVMTSYLMDCRRKQKLMCQQLCVLDDMLKLLGGLDSAEQFLRETCPPNPGSEARITWKALKTEYQEQVEELEHLMGTLGKRMGDLQNKRQTVETLLIALDKKREECKEKQRIAAKQQQRAVKQINLQLEESLQTAQNALRVCEKRLSKLRSDVDEQLTHVADWTVIIHRLQNVLTVTQTKMQYKLLLASPSELCLELLPRSTEQSLHPLCLSVTMTCDDIFHLQVFQGTAGVLEESVEGPVRELNAALLEVTQRYISQGDMLAEIQTLHSRFAIDWCPAKRLLIFLKSATIVCHLKLDEGYPSSGQARLLSVRKDGHLLDVDTMQPPVVNPALTDWLEFLSSNPAF, encoded by the exons atggcGTCAGATAGAGTCGTTGG GCTTCTGGAAAGAAGCGACCCTTCTCATTTGAAACCATGGGATACCACAGAGCCCCAGGAGGCTGGAGAGGTTATGACTTCCTATTTAATG GACTGCAGACGGAAACAGAAGCTCATGTGTCAGCAGCTTTGTGTTTTGGATGATATGTTGAAGTTGCTTGGCGGTCTAGATTCCGCAGAGCAGTTCCTCAGAGAGACCTGCCCACCTAACCCAG gcagTGAGGCCCGTATTACCTGGAAGGCTTTGAAAACAGAGTATCAGGAGCAGGTTGAAGAATTGGAGCATTTGATGGGCACACTGGGGAAGCGAATGGGGGATCTGCAAAATAAACGACAGACAGTGGAGACCCTGCTGATAGCCCTGGACAAGAAA AGGGAGGAGTGCAAGGAAAAGCAGAGAATTGCTGcaaagcagcagcagagagctgtg AAACAGATTAATCTGCAGTTGGAAGAATCCCTGCAGACGGCGCAGAATGCCTTGCGTGTTTGTGAGAAACGTCTTTCCAAGCTCAGAAGTGATGTAGATGAGCAACTAACTCATGTAGCTGATTGGACAGTCATTATACACAG GTTGCAGAATGTGCTGACGGTCACTCAGACTAAAATGCAGTACAAGCTGCTCTTAGCCAGCCCTTCTGAGTTGTGTCTAGAGCTTCTGCCCCGCTCCACTGAACAGTCACTgcaccctctctgtctctccgtcacCATGACATGTGACGACATCTTCCACCTTCAG GTGTTTCAGGGCACAGCCGGTGTTTTGGAGGAGTCAGTAGAAGGTCCTGTAAGAGAGCTGAATGCTGCCCTACTGGAGGTTACACAGCGCTACATTAGTCAAGGAGACATGCTTGCTGAGATCCAAACATTGCACTCGAG GTTTGCGATTGACTGGTGTCCAGCCAAGCGACTGTTGATCTTCCTGAAGTCTGCAACCATAGTGTGCCACCTGAAGCTGGATGAGGGCTACCCCTCGAGTGGGCAAGCACGACTGCTGTCTGTGCGCAAAGACGGCCACCTGCTCGATGTTGACACAATGCAG CCCCCTGTAGTGAATCCTGCTCTAACAGACTGGCTTGAGTTTCTCTCCTCCAACCCAGCCTTCTGA